The DNA segment ATCGCGATGGCCCAGCTAAAGGCTGCGTCGGGCATGTTCGAGACGTTCTGGATGCCGGATGAGGCACTGACGTCCTCGAAGGTATTGCCGCCCAGGTTGAGGTAGAGCTCGTTGTGTTCCATACCGTCGTAGGTCGGTCCGATGGTGAACACCGGGATGCGGTGATTCCAGTTGTCATAGGTGTTGGCGACCACCACGTCGAGCAGGCCGTCGTTATCGATGTCGCCGAAGGAGCAGCCGGTGGACCAGCGGGCGACATTGCCGACGCCGGAGAGGTCGGTGATGTCCAGGAAGGTGCCGTCGCTCTGGTTCTCGAACAGGCGGCTACCCTCGCCGCTGCCGAGCACCAGCAGATCCTGATCGCCGTCGTTGTCGATGTCCCCGGCGCAGGCGCCGGCGGAATCCTGGCCGAAGGCTCCGACGCCGGCGGCCCCGCCGACATCCACGAAGGTCACCGCGCCGGTCTCCTCGAGTTGGTTGACATATAGGGAGTTGTCGACGCCGGGACCGTTGGTGACATAGATGTCCTCGTCGCCGTCGCGGTCGAAGTCGAAGAGCACCACGCCGGGATTGCCGCGGCCCTTCTGCGGCGTCAGGTTGGTGCGGATGTCGCGGAAGTCCGCCAGCGGAATCGGCGACAGGGCCACCGCTGCATCGCGCTGGGTGATGCGCGCCGAGGGAGCCCGTCGGTAGGTGATGCCGGCACCATCGTCAGCGGCAATGTCCTGGAACGTCACGCCGCCGTCGGCGAGGGCGGCGAGCGGTACGCCACAGAGGGCGGTGGCGAATAGCCATGCGGTTTTTCTGATCATCGGTCCTCCTTGTAAGGGTCCTTCAAAAGCAAGCTTCGAATCACCGGATCGAGCCGCGTGAATTCGGTGCTGGGTCAAACACTGTGGATCGATGACGCTGCCCTTCGGGTCGTTGGGGGCGACGGGTGTTGGCAGCGTCGTCAGGCATTCCCTCGCGATCCAGCGGCGCCCGATCGGTCGTTGTGGCACCGGTGAGCAGGCGAGTTGTCATGCACCGATTCGCCTATGTTAATCTTTCTGTGCGCATATTGCAATTCATATATATCATATAATAATATGAGCAACGGAATATCAATGCAGCCCAAATCTGAGTCGGTTCTCTCGCAGGTCGGAGGTCGAGGGTCGCAGCATTCAGCCGACGTCGAGATGCCTTTTGCAGACCTCGTTGCCGGATTCCGGCGGGCGGCAGAGGCCTCACCGGAGGCGCTGGCTGTCGAGGCTCCCGACGGTGCGCTGACCTACCGGGCTCTCGCCATACGAGCCCGCCATTTGGCGGCGCGTCTGATCGCCGCTGGGGCCCGGCCGGATCAGCCCTTGGGGCTTTGTTTGGAGCGAACCCTCGACCTGCCGGTGGCGGTGCTGGCGGCCCTTTGGTCCGGAGGGGCCTGCCTGCCCCTCGACCCCTCTTATCCCGCGGAGCGCTTGACTTTCATGTTGCGCGACTCTGGTGCCCTTCTGGTGCTGGGGAGTGCTGCCCTCGCCGGTCGCTTCGATGTCGGTTCGGCGCGCTGGCTGTCGTTTGACGAGCTGGCTGCGGCGCGGGTCGACTCGAACAACATGGCGATTCCCCCGTCGAAGGCACCGTCGATCCATCCGGATCAACTGGCCTATGTGCTCTACACTTCGGGATCGACCGGCCGGCCGAAGGGCGTCGCCATGGCCCACCAGCCGTTGGTCAACCTGTTGTCTTGGCAAGTCGAGAGGAGCGTCGGCGGTCGTACCCTGCAGTTCGCGCCGCTGTCCTTCGATGTCTCCTTCCAGGAGATCTTCGGCACTTGGTTCGCCGGCGGGACGCTGGTGCTGGTCGACGAAGGGACCCGGCGCGATCCGTCGGCCTTGCTGACCTTTATCAACGAACGAGCCATCGAACGGCTGTTCGTGCCCTTCGTGGCCCTCCAGTGGTTAGCCGATGAGGGATCACCGCCGCCGGCGCTCCGCGAGGTGGTCACCGCCGGCGAGTCCCTGCGGGCGACAACGGCGGTGCGGCGATTCTTCGGGAAACTGTTCGCAGCGAGCCTGGAAAACCAATACGGTCCGACGGAAGCTCATGTGGTGACCGCCCATCGTCTGCCGGCGGATCCTGCGACCTGGCCGGATCTGCCGTCGATCGGCAAGGCCGTCACCGGGGTGAAGATCCACCTCGCCGACGGCGACTTCCGGAAGGCCGATGAGGGCGAACTGCTGATCGGCGGTCTGGCGCCTGCCCGGGGTTACCTGGGCCGGCCCGCCTGGACCGCCGAACGGTTCGTTCCGAATCCCTTCGGCGACGACCCCGGTGGTCGCCTCTATCGCACCGGGGACCGCGCTCGGCGCTCCAGCGATGGCTCTCTGGAATTTCTCGGAAGGCTGGACCGGCAGCTCAAAGTCCGTGGTTTCCGCATCGAGCCGGGAGAGATCGAAACACGCCTGGAATCCTTGCCGGAGATCCGTCAAGGGGCGGTCGAAGAACGCAGCGGTTCGCTGGTGGCCTACGCCGTGCCGGCCGCCGGTTCGGCGCCGGAGGCCGAAGCTCTGCTGACGGCGCTGGCCGCCGATCTGCCGGACTACATGGTGCCCTCGGCGATTGTCTTTCTCGATGTTCTGCCGCTGACCGCCAGCGGCAAGGTGGACCGCGCGGCCCTGCCGGCACCGGTCGGTCGGCCCTATGTAGAACCCCGAACGAACACCGAGCGGGCGGTGGCCCGGGTCTGGCGCGAGGTGCTCGGCGGCGGGCCGATGGGGCGGGACGACGATTTTTTCGAGCGCGGCGGTCATTCGCTGCTCGGTTCCCGGGTGACGGTGCGGTTGTGCGCCGCGCTGGGTGTCGAAGTCCCCCTCGCGCAAGTGTTCGAACGGCGCACCGTCAAGGCTCTGGCGGAAGCGATCGAGCGCGATGGCTGTGCCCTGGCAGACAGATCGCTGCCGCTGGCGCCGGGCGTCGCCGCCGGCGAGGACGACATCTCCTTCGCCCAGGCCCGTTTGTGGTTCATCGATCGGCTGGCCGGCGGTGACATCTCCTACAACGTACCGCTGGCGGTACAACTGCCGCTGGCGGTCGAACCGCCGGCGTTGGCTGCAGCCTTGCAGCGGATCGGCCGGCGCCACGAGGTCCTGCGCAGCGTCCTCCGCAACGCGGAAGGCCGGCCCGAATGGGCGATGATCGAAACGGCGTTCACCGTCGTCCCGGAGGTCGATCTGCGCGCTTTGGAGCCAGGCCGGGCGGAGCGCGAGGCCGCGCGTCGGGTGGTGGCGGAGGTCCGGCGGCCCTTCGACTTGGCCTCCGGACCCCTCGCGCGAGCACTCCTTTTGACCCGGCCGGAGGGTCGGGTGCTGAATCTGGTGCAGCACCACGCGGTGACCGACGGTTGGTCCCTCTCTTTGCTGGTGGACGAATTGGCGGCGGAGCTGGAGGGCTGGGCGACCGCTGCGGTGCCGGCGGTGCAGTACCGGGACTGGGCACGCTGGCAGCGCCGGCGCCTGGCCGGTGACGAGCGCGGTCGATTGCTTCGCCGCTGGCGGCAGCGCCTCGCCGGACTGGAGCCCTTGGAACTGCCGGCGGACCGGCCGCCGGCGGTGCGGCCGCGGGGCGCGGCGACCGGCGCCGCCTGGCGCTTCGACCTACCGGCCAGCCTCGGACCGCGCCTCGCCGAGCGGACGGCGCGCCAGGGCGAGACACCCAATGCCGTCCTGCTGGCCGGCTTTCTCGCTTGCCTGGCGCGCTGGACCGGAACCGAGGATCTCGCCGTCGGCAGTCCGGCGGCGGGCCGGGGAGAGGGCAGCGAAGATCTCCTGGGCTTCTTCGTCAACACCCTTGTGTTGCGGGCCGAAATCGATCTCAGTGGCTCCTTCGACGGCGCCATCGCCCGGTGCCAGCGGGTAGCCCTGGAGGCCCTGGCCGACCAGGAATTGCCCTTCGAGCTGCTGGTGGAAGAGCTGGCGCCGCGTCGGGAGGCGGGCGCCAATCCGCTCGTTTCGGTGCTCTTCGTGCTCCAGAACCTGCCGCGGCCGGCCCTGCCGCTGTCGCCGCTGGGGGATCTGGCGGAGGACTCGCTGCCGGCCAAGGCGGACCTGGTGTTCGAGGTGGAGGAGCGCAGTGGCCCAGGGGAAGCCTCTTACCGGGCGCGCCTGGAGTACCGGCCGGAACGCTTCGACGGCACCACAATTCAGCGCCTCGGTGGCCAGCTCGGCCGGTTCTTGGAGGCGGCGCTGGCGGCCCCGGACCGGGCCATTGAGGATCTCCCCCTGCTCTCCGCCGCCGAGCGCCACCAATTGCTGCGGGAATTCGGCGAGGTGGGCCTGCAGGACGATACGGGGGATCGCAGCCCCCTGAGTGAGGTGTTTCTTGCCAGGGGACGGTTGAGGCCGGACTCGATCTCCCTCATCGGCGCTTCCGAGGCCGGCTCGACAGGCGAACAGTGGTTTAGCTTTGGCGAGTTGGACCAGCGGACGGAGGCCCTCGCCCATGACCTGCGGGAACGAGGTGTGGGAGCAGAATCGGTGGTGGCTTTGATGTTGCCCCGCACGCCGCGTTGGGTCATGGCGGCCATTGCGGTCATGCGAGCCGGTGGGACCTTTGTGCCGGTCGATCTGGAGTACCCGCAAGATCGCGTGTCATGGATGTTGGAGGACTCCGGCGCCCGGTGGATCGTCACCGATGACGCGCAGCCTCCGGAAGTGGCTCTCGACCCGGCGGCAAGGGTCATGACCTTCGACCAATGGATGGCCTCCGCCGAGCGCCTGCGGGCCGAGGATCAGCGTGGAGAGCGGCTTCCTCGCCTTCCCGACGGTCCGCCGGAGGCCGTGGCCTACATGGTCTATACGTCGGGTTCCACCGGGCGGCCCAAGGGGGTGATGGTGACCCACCAGGGCTTCGCGAGTCTGGCGGCGGCCAAACGCCGGGTGTTCGATCTCGCGGCGGGCTCGGTGGTCGTTCAGCTCAACAGCCCGAGCTTCGACGGTTCCATCCTCGAGCTGTTGTTGGGACTGGCGCAGGGCTCAGCGATGGCTTTCCCAAGTGCTGATGAACGTTTGCCGGGACCTCTCCTTGCCGGGTTCATCGAGCGCTGCCAGGCGACCCATCTGTTCGTCGCGCCCTCGGCGTTGTTGGCCATGGAGCCCACCGGTCTGGAGGCCCTGTCTACCGTATTGTCCGGCGGCGAGGAGTTTCCGCCGGAAGTGAAGCGGCGATGGGCGGCCCCTGGCCGACGTGTCTTCAACGCCTACGGTCCGACGGAAACGACGGTTTGCGCCACCTTTCAGTATGTGGAGGGTAGGGGCGGGGGCCGGCCGCCCATCGGCGAGCCGGTCGCTGGCCTGGTGGCTCGAGTTCTCGATCGTCACGGCTCGCTCGTCGGCTTGGGGATGGACGGCGAGCTATACCTCGGGGGACCAGGACTGGCCCGGGGCTACCACAGAAGGGCCGGAAAGACCGCCGCGGCTTTCGTGCCGGATGGCACCGGTCATGGCGAGCGGCTCTACCGTACCGGTGACCTGGTGCGCTGGCGCCGCGACGGCAAGCTCGAATATCGCGGCCGCATCGATCATCAGGTGAAGTTGCGCGGCTTCCGCATCGAACTGGGCGAGATCGAGGCCGCCCTGACGGCCCATGCGGAAGTCACCGAAGCCGCGGCGGGGATGATCGCAGGACCGGCTGGAGATCGACGGTTGGGGGCCTGGGTGGTGCCGGCCGAACCGGAATTTGATGAGGCGAAGCTCCGCCACCGGCTGCGGGAGGACCTGGGCCGGCGGCTGCCCACCTGGATGGTGCCCGCCACCTTCGCCTTCGCCGATCACCTGCCGCGCACCCCTAGCGGCAAGCTGGATCGCCGCGCCCTGCCGGCGCCGGAGGACCGTGGCTCCGGCGATCACGGCCGCGGCGGCGGCGCCCGGTCGGCGACGGAGGCGACGCTCATCGCTCTCTGGCAGGATCTCTTGGGTGCGCGAGGATTGGGGGTCGAGGACGACTTCTTCGAACTCGGAGGCCACTCGCTCCTCGCCACCCGCCTCCTCGCCCGGGTCGAGCGCGATCTCGGGGTCGAGATCCCCGTCGCGCGGCTGTTCGACGGACCGACGGTGGCCGCCCTGGCCGCCGCCGTCGATGCCGTCTCCGGCACCGAAGCGATTCCTCTCGCGCGCCGTCCCCGAGGACTCGATCCGCCGGCCAGCGCCGGCCAGCGCCGGCTGTGGTTCCTGGAACGCCTGCGGCCGGGTGATCCTGCCTACAACATTCCGCTGTCTCTGATCTTCGATGGGGCGCTCGATCCGGTCGCCTTGGCCGCCGCCCTCGACGAGATCACCCGCCGCCATGAGGTGCTGCGGACGGTGCTGGCGGAGGTCGACGGCTTGCCGGTGCAGCGGGTGCAGCCGGCTACTGGCGTTCCCTTGCCGCTGGTTTCCTTGACCGCCCTTCCCCGGGCGATCGGCTCGGCGGAGGGTGCCCGCCTGGCGCGGCGGGAAGCGGCGCGGCCCTTCGATCTGGCCCGCGGTCCGCTCCAGCGCTCGATCCTGCTGCGGGAGTCGGCCCATCACCACCGGCTGCTGGTAACCCAGCACCACGCCGTGTCCGATGCGGTGTCGATCCATATCTTTCTGGACGAACTGGCGACCCTCTACCGGGTGGCGGTGGAGGAGCAGCCTTCGCCGCTCGCGGAGCCGGCGCTGCAGTTCGGGGATTGGTCCTGGAGCGAGGCGCGGCCGGAAAGAGAAGAGGACCTCGCTTGGTGGCGCTCCCGCCTAGCGGAACATCAACCCGCCGATCTGCCCCTCGACCGCCCCCGGCCGAGCGTTGCCGATCCGGCCGCCGGCTGCGTCGAAGAAGCGCTGCCGGCGGTGGTGGTGGAAGGCCTTGAAGGCCTCGCCCGGCGGAGCGGCGCCACCCTGTTCATGGTCGCCCTGGCGGTGTTCTCGGCGCTGCTGCAGCGCTTGACGGGCCGTTCCCGACCGCTCCTCGGCACCCCGGTGGCGGGTCGGGACCGGCCGGAGCTCGAATCCCTCATCGGTTTCTTCGTCAACACGCTGGTGCTGCGCCCGGCGGAGAGCGAGGTGGTGGGTCTCGACCGCATTCCGCGGAGCGAGTGGCTACGCCGGGTGCGCGAAGGCTTCTTGGCGGCCTACGGTCGCCGCCGGGTGCCCTTTGACCGGCTGGTGGAAGAGCTGGCGCCGGATCGCGATCTCGCCCGGTCTCCGCTCATCCAGGTGATGTTCGCGCTGCGCGGGGCCGATCCGACGGCCGACTTCGGTTCCGGTCTGGCGGGCCGGCTGTCGACGCTCGAAAACGGCCGCGAAAAATTCGACCTCACCGTTGCCCTGGGCGACGCCAACGGCGGTCTCTCCGGCCGCTGGACCTATCGGCGAGATCTCTTCGACGCCACCACCGTGCGACGCTGGGCCCGCGCCTTCGGTGCCTTCGCCGAGGCCTTCGTCGTCCGGCCGGACGCTCCGCTCAGCGAGTTGTCGATGTTGGACCGCGCCCAGCGGCAGCAGCTCGTCTATGAGTGGAACGACAGCCGCCGGGCGTTGGCGGCCTCGACCCTCGACCGGTTGTTCGCGCGCCAGGTGGGCGAGCGGCCCGACGCCATCGCCCTGGAGGATGGCGATCTGGCGCTGTCCTATTGCACCCTCGACCGGCGCTCCGCGGCCCTCGCCGCGGAGCTTCACCGCCGCGGCCTGTCGCCGGAGGGGAGGGTGGCGCTGCTGCTCGATCGCTCGGCCGATCTGATCGTCGCGATCCTCGCCGTCACCCGCGCCGGCGGCGTCTTTCTGCCGCTCGACGGCGACCATCCGCCGGCGATGCTCGAGTACTTCCTGCGCGACGCGGAGGCGCCGCTGATGGTGAGCGACCGGTGGCCGGAGTGGGTACCGGCGGCGGTGACGGTGATCCCGCCGCGGGGACCCGGTGAGGCGGCCGGCGGCGGTTCCATGGCACCCCTTCTGGCGCCGCCGCTGTCGCCGGACTCGGCGCTCTATGTCATGTACACCTCCGGCTCGACCGGCCGTCCGAAGGGGGTGATGGCGACTCACCGCGGGGTCGATCGGCTGGTGCGCCGCAACCCGGCCTACGACCTTCACAGCGGCCACCGCATCGCCCAGGCCTCGAACGCGTCCTTCGATGCGTCGACCTTCGAGATCTGGGGGGCGCTGCTCAACGGTGGCACCCTGGTCATCGTTCCGAAAGACGTCATCCTCTCGCCGGCTCGGCTGGGGGCGGAACTCGCCCGCCGGCAGATCACCGGCATGTTTCTGACCACCGCCCTTTTCCACGAAGTGGCGCGGGCGGAACCGCAGGCGTTCACCGACGTCGAATACATGATCACCGGTGGCGAGGGGTTGGACCCGGACGCCGCGCGGCAGGCGGCGCCGTACCCGCAGAACCTGCTCAACGCCTACGGCCCGACCGAAGCCACTACTTTTGCCACCACCCTGGAGCTGCCCGCCGGCGAGGACGACTCACCGCTGTTCGAGGGTGCCGCCGTCGCCATCGGCCGGCCCATCGCCGACACGGACCTGTGGGTGGTGGACCGCTTCGGCCGGCTGGCGCCGCCGGGGGTGGCCGGCGAGCTGTGGATCGGCGGCGCGGGCCTGGCGCGCGGCTATCTTGGCCGGCCGCGCAGAACCGCCGAGCGCTGGGTGCCGCATCCCTTCGGCGGTCGCGGCGAACGGCTGTACCGCACCGGCGATCTGGTCTACCGCCGGGCCGACGGCATCCTGCAGTTCGTCGGCCGCACCGATCACCAGGTCAAGATCCGCGGCTTCCGTATCGAGCCCGGTGAGGTGCGCGCGGCTCTGCTTCGGCACCCGCAGGTGAGCGAGGCGGAGGTTCTGGTGATCGATGGCGAGGACGGTCATCGTCTGGCCGCCTGCACGGTGGGTGAGAAGGTCGGGCTGGTGGCGGGTAGCGATCCCGATTTGGCGACGTTCCTGGCGGAACGTCTGCCGCGCTACATGGTGCCCTCGGCCTTCGTGCCCTGCGATGCCTTCCCGATCACTCCCAACGGCAAGGTCGATCGCATCGAACTCGGGCATCGGGCGAACCAAGCCCTCGCCCGCCAGCGGGACCGTCGATCGCGGTCGCTCTTGGAGCCGCGCAACCCGCGGGAAGAGATCGTCGCCGAGCTGTGGGCGGAAGTGCTCGGCCTGGGGCGGGTGGGGGTCGACCAGAGCTTCTTCGAACTTGGCGGCCATTCGCTCCTCGCCACCCAACTGGTGGCGCGGTTGCGCGATCGCCTCGGCGTCGACCTGCCCCTTTCCCGACTGTTCGACGGGCCAACGGTGGCGGCCGTGGTGCGCTGGCTGGAGAGCGGTGCCGATGCGCCGCCGCCGGACGCTCCGCGCCGCGACGACCACGGCGGGCCGGCACCGCTCTCCTTTTCTCAGCGTCGCCTGTGGTTCCTGGATCGCGTGGACCGCGCTTCGACCGCCTACAACCTGCCGGCGGCGATGGACTTCGATGGCGGCATCGACGAGGGCCGCCTGTTCACCGCCCTTGGCGAAATCGTGTGTCGCCACGACAGCCTGCGCACTGCCTTCAGCCCGCGGGGCGAGGCGATCGAGCACGCCGCGGCGGGATTTGCGCCGGATCGAGCTATCGTCGACCTCGCCGCCCTGCCGGCGCCTCGGCGGCCGGCGGAAACCGCGCGACTCAGCGCCGACGAGGCCTTCCGCCCCTTCGATCTGGCCGCCGGCCGGGTGGCGCGATTCCGCTGGCTCCGCCTGCCGAGGGGCGGCGGCCGGCTGTTGGCGGTGTTCCACCACGCGGTATCCGATGGCTGGTCCGTCGGTCTCTTCTTCCGGGAGCTGATGGCCCTCTACCGGGGCGACGCTTTGCCGGCCCTGCCGCTGCGCTACGCCGACTACTCGCGCTGGCAGAACCGCCGGCTCGACGGCCCGGCCCTCGATCGGCTGGCGGCCGACTACGGCCCCCACGTCGCCGGGGTGCCGCTGCTGGATCTGCCCTTGGACCGGCCCCGGCCGGCGGTGCGCGACGACCGGGCGGCCTGGCTCTCCTTCGAAATCGAGGGCGAGCCGTTGGCCGCCCTGCGGCAGGTCGCCCGGCAGCGCGGCGCCACTCTGTTCGTCGCCCTCCTCGCCAGCTTTGGAGCGCTGCTGGCGCGCTGGGCGGGGCAGCCGGACTTGCTCGTCGGCACTCCGGAGGTAGGCCGCGATCATCCGGACCTCGAAGGGCTGATCGGATTCTTCGTCAACACCCTGGCGCTGCGCATCGAGGGAGCCCTGGACGGCACCTATGAAGAGCTGCTGGATCGCACCCGGGACCACTTTCTGGCGGCGCACGACGCCCGCGAGCTGCCCTTCGATCGTTTGGTCGAGGAGCGGGTACCCGAGCGCGATGCCTCCCGTACCCCATTGGTGGAGGCGGGCTTCACCCTCTCGACGGCGCTTTCGCCGGTGACCCTCGGCCAGCAGGCCGGGACTCCAGTGCGGCTGGAGGCGCGGCGGGCCAAGTTCGATCTCACCGGCTCCTTGGAGGTCGGGCCGTCCGATGGCG comes from the Acidobacteriota bacterium genome and includes:
- a CDS encoding amino acid adenylation domain-containing protein — translated: MPFADLVAGFRRAAEASPEALAVEAPDGALTYRALAIRARHLAARLIAAGARPDQPLGLCLERTLDLPVAVLAALWSGGACLPLDPSYPAERLTFMLRDSGALLVLGSAALAGRFDVGSARWLSFDELAAARVDSNNMAIPPSKAPSIHPDQLAYVLYTSGSTGRPKGVAMAHQPLVNLLSWQVERSVGGRTLQFAPLSFDVSFQEIFGTWFAGGTLVLVDEGTRRDPSALLTFINERAIERLFVPFVALQWLADEGSPPPALREVVTAGESLRATTAVRRFFGKLFAASLENQYGPTEAHVVTAHRLPADPATWPDLPSIGKAVTGVKIHLADGDFRKADEGELLIGGLAPARGYLGRPAWTAERFVPNPFGDDPGGRLYRTGDRARRSSDGSLEFLGRLDRQLKVRGFRIEPGEIETRLESLPEIRQGAVEERSGSLVAYAVPAAGSAPEAEALLTALAADLPDYMVPSAIVFLDVLPLTASGKVDRAALPAPVGRPYVEPRTNTERAVARVWREVLGGGPMGRDDDFFERGGHSLLGSRVTVRLCAALGVEVPLAQVFERRTVKALAEAIERDGCALADRSLPLAPGVAAGEDDISFAQARLWFIDRLAGGDISYNVPLAVQLPLAVEPPALAAALQRIGRRHEVLRSVLRNAEGRPEWAMIETAFTVVPEVDLRALEPGRAEREAARRVVAEVRRPFDLASGPLARALLLTRPEGRVLNLVQHHAVTDGWSLSLLVDELAAELEGWATAAVPAVQYRDWARWQRRRLAGDERGRLLRRWRQRLAGLEPLELPADRPPAVRPRGAATGAAWRFDLPASLGPRLAERTARQGETPNAVLLAGFLACLARWTGTEDLAVGSPAAGRGEGSEDLLGFFVNTLVLRAEIDLSGSFDGAIARCQRVALEALADQELPFELLVEELAPRREAGANPLVSVLFVLQNLPRPALPLSPLGDLAEDSLPAKADLVFEVEERSGPGEASYRARLEYRPERFDGTTIQRLGGQLGRFLEAALAAPDRAIEDLPLLSAAERHQLLREFGEVGLQDDTGDRSPLSEVFLARGRLRPDSISLIGASEAGSTGEQWFSFGELDQRTEALAHDLRERGVGAESVVALMLPRTPRWVMAAIAVMRAGGTFVPVDLEYPQDRVSWMLEDSGARWIVTDDAQPPEVALDPAARVMTFDQWMASAERLRAEDQRGERLPRLPDGPPEAVAYMVYTSGSTGRPKGVMVTHQGFASLAAAKRRVFDLAAGSVVVQLNSPSFDGSILELLLGLAQGSAMAFPSADERLPGPLLAGFIERCQATHLFVAPSALLAMEPTGLEALSTVLSGGEEFPPEVKRRWAAPGRRVFNAYGPTETTVCATFQYVEGRGGGRPPIGEPVAGLVARVLDRHGSLVGLGMDGELYLGGPGLARGYHRRAGKTAAAFVPDGTGHGERLYRTGDLVRWRRDGKLEYRGRIDHQVKLRGFRIELGEIEAALTAHAEVTEAAAGMIAGPAGDRRLGAWVVPAEPEFDEAKLRHRLREDLGRRLPTWMVPATFAFADHLPRTPSGKLDRRALPAPEDRGSGDHGRGGGARSATEATLIALWQDLLGARGLGVEDDFFELGGHSLLATRLLARVERDLGVEIPVARLFDGPTVAALAAAVDAVSGTEAIPLARRPRGLDPPASAGQRRLWFLERLRPGDPAYNIPLSLIFDGALDPVALAAALDEITRRHEVLRTVLAEVDGLPVQRVQPATGVPLPLVSLTALPRAIGSAEGARLARREAARPFDLARGPLQRSILLRESAHHHRLLVTQHHAVSDAVSIHIFLDELATLYRVAVEEQPSPLAEPALQFGDWSWSEARPEREEDLAWWRSRLAEHQPADLPLDRPRPSVADPAAGCVEEALPAVVVEGLEGLARRSGATLFMVALAVFSALLQRLTGRSRPLLGTPVAGRDRPELESLIGFFVNTLVLRPAESEVVGLDRIPRSEWLRRVREGFLAAYGRRRVPFDRLVEELAPDRDLARSPLIQVMFALRGADPTADFGSGLAGRLSTLENGREKFDLTVALGDANGGLSGRWTYRRDLFDATTVRRWARAFGAFAEAFVVRPDAPLSELSMLDRAQRQQLVYEWNDSRRALAASTLDRLFARQVGERPDAIALEDGDLALSYCTLDRRSAALAAELHRRGLSPEGRVALLLDRSADLIVAILAVTRAGGVFLPLDGDHPPAMLEYFLRDAEAPLMVSDRWPEWVPAAVTVIPPRGPGEAAGGGSMAPLLAPPLSPDSALYVMYTSGSTGRPKGVMATHRGVDRLVRRNPAYDLHSGHRIAQASNASFDASTFEIWGALLNGGTLVIVPKDVILSPARLGAELARRQITGMFLTTALFHEVARAEPQAFTDVEYMITGGEGLDPDAARQAAPYPQNLLNAYGPTEATTFATTLELPAGEDDSPLFEGAAVAIGRPIADTDLWVVDRFGRLAPPGVAGELWIGGAGLARGYLGRPRRTAERWVPHPFGGRGERLYRTGDLVYRRADGILQFVGRTDHQVKIRGFRIEPGEVRAALLRHPQVSEAEVLVIDGEDGHRLAACTVGEKVGLVAGSDPDLATFLAERLPRYMVPSAFVPCDAFPITPNGKVDRIELGHRANQALARQRDRRSRSLLEPRNPREEIVAELWAEVLGLGRVGVDQSFFELGGHSLLATQLVARLRDRLGVDLPLSRLFDGPTVAAVVRWLESGADAPPPDAPRRDDHGGPAPLSFSQRRLWFLDRVDRASTAYNLPAAMDFDGGIDEGRLFTALGEIVCRHDSLRTAFSPRGEAIEHAAAGFAPDRAIVDLAALPAPRRPAETARLSADEAFRPFDLAAGRVARFRWLRLPRGGGRLLAVFHHAVSDGWSVGLFFRELMALYRGDALPALPLRYADYSRWQNRRLDGPALDRLAADYGPHVAGVPLLDLPLDRPRPAVRDDRAAWLSFEIEGEPLAALRQVARQRGATLFVALLASFGALLARWAGQPDLLVGTPEVGRDHPDLEGLIGFFVNTLALRIEGALDGTYEELLDRTRDHFLAAHDARELPFDRLVEERVPERDASRTPLVEAGFTLSTALSPVTLGQQAGTPVRLEARRAKFDLTGSLEVGPSDGGARAILEYAAALFERTTIERLAAAWRRLLAAVADEPGRRLAAMPWLSAPERHQVLFEWAHGGPPAARRKGSSTVVDDVLRVAAEAPDRIALEFDDRAVSFGELDARSAVLGACLRSAGVRRGQVVATLLDRSPALIISWLAAWRIGAAYLPIDPALPPRRTAFLLEDSGAEVVCVRNPEAAPAGWGGKTVAVAAGQPPSGRADALPTGDDLAYLVYTSGSTGRPKGVLVPHRGLRRLTDWHASTFCPEPLAAGSARRVSWTAGLGFDAAAWELWSGLANGSTVCLPSAAELPALCAWIYERRLDHALLTTPLAEAFMAEGGWPEDMALRILFTGGDLLHQAPPEGAPFELVNFYGPTECTVIATASRVHPSEQGVPSIGRPIANLSTRVVDRHLDPVPLGSAGELALGGALAWGYLGRPGRTADAFRPDPHGDRPGSRLYRSGDRARWDSDGRVRFLGRLDRQVQVRGVRLELGEVESLLAEHPVVDEVVLVVRDQPARLVAFVTPAEVPDLIPWLGERLPAAALPAQIVALPKLPLTANGKVDRRDLERRPVALAEAGRHAPVSPHEEIVLGFWRELLGREDLSVEDDFFALGGHSLLATRLTARIEAAFGHSLSLARFFEAPTVAAIARRLEVAELVGETPPPIRPVDRSRPLRLSYSQLRMWFIDRLEPASAAYNMPLALDLEGPLEIPALLGTLDELNRRHESLRTVFQVAPSEGAEVAAGGADGAEEPVQSILPVAPVRPAQVDLSALPTARRAPEVRRLASRAARWPFDLERGPLTRFVLATSAPDRNLLLLVQHHAVSDGWSTGILLRELQALYGAAITDRRSPLPDLPVQFVDFAAWQRRWLEGGAHERQMAFWRHTLAGVERLELPTDRPRPAVRTTRGSVYRFRVDDGTGAALHRTARRLGATPFMVLLAAFESLLSRWTGRRDLTVGTPVAGRRRPESEALIGFFVNTLTLRAHLTGDPSLEEQIARVRDHSLRAFSHQDVPFERLVEELAPDRDLAYTPLFQVMFILQNLPIGRTRLGPAQVTLVPLDLTTSKFDLTLALRDPDDSLAGHWAYRTDLFDETTIRRFAEQYLTLLASALAEPERPFSRWTLLRRSEIQQVRLEWNDPPICCPPAASAWAMVRQAAKASPDAVAVSDAAGGHLSYRALVERATTLATRLHRSGVGPEGRVAVCLERSLETVVSLLAVTAVGGAWVPMDPSYPPERLRAMATDAGARWAIGRRRPLLPAARWFNPRRTSSRSDAASLPQPLSEAAAYVIYTSGSTGRPKGVMVSHRSLAHRLAYARQADFASGDVFLQKTSISFDVSVLEIFGPLVAGGRVFLARPGSEQDPEELVRRMAEEGITQASFPPTLLEVLCEDPRFGDLPALHTVVTGGETVAPDLPGRVRTRLPAARVLNRYGPTETTVSVTSWQCSGAASSRPLPIGRPVADARIHLLDRSLEPVPIGIAGEIFLAGEVVARGYLHRPAATAAAFLPDPWGPAGSRFYRTGDLARYRPDGAVEFAGRVDRQVKVRGFRVEPGEIESALRRDPRVREAAVVDLPDGPSRKLVAYWVADGTPDDRGDGEAGGDALADGLRRTLPGHMIPAAFVRLPALPLSPTGKIDRQALAAQGAPTAKVETEETPRTDLEERLAALWGDLLAVEEVGVRDSFFALGGHSLLAVRLARRLEEEMGQRIPLATLFQNPTIERLAKIFEAAADEGEDRRKDAAAHGLVTLRGTGRGLPSFWVHPVGGTVACYGPLANRLPGPSAAFQAPGVDGGEAPLSEIPSLAEHHLAAMPAASAPLVLGGWSFGGVVAFEMARRMAATGRSPERLVLIDAQLPARRRAVRRGRLWHTFLVDLRFSKGDVRAMAEKVGDLVALAELGGPSAAELEPLWRVFQAHAEALYGYRPGSYDGPVDLILPTETSNEGGRSPQRWRRWAPDLRLHRVPGDHYSMLRSDGLAAELRAICEGSRRAPAAGSGR